In Alkalihalobacterium alkalinitrilicum, a genomic segment contains:
- the atpF gene encoding F0F1 ATP synthase subunit B — protein MFGSINWFDAIYQLIMFFILMALLRKWAWGPIVNMMKQREEHIANEIDTAEKNRKDAEKYLAEQREEIKRARQEAQEIIESAKKLSSKQGEEIVATAKGEAERLKESALAEIQREKEQAVAALREQVTSLSVLIATKVIEKELDEKQQDQMIQEYLKEVGEELWATKR, from the coding sequence ATGTTTGGAAGTATAAACTGGTTCGACGCAATTTATCAGTTAATCATGTTCTTCATCCTTATGGCATTGCTTCGTAAGTGGGCTTGGGGACCGATTGTTAACATGATGAAACAACGTGAAGAACATATTGCAAATGAAATCGACACGGCTGAAAAGAATCGCAAAGATGCCGAGAAATATCTAGCAGAACAACGTGAAGAAATTAAGCGCGCTCGTCAAGAAGCACAAGAAATTATTGAAAGTGCCAAAAAACTTAGCTCGAAGCAAGGTGAAGAAATCGTTGCTACAGCAAAAGGTGAAGCTGAACGCTTAAAGGAAAGTGCTCTTGCTGAAATTCAACGTGAGAAAGAGCAAGCCGTTGCTGCTTTACGTGAACAAGTGACTTCATTATCTGTATTGATCGCGACGAAAGTCATTGAAAAAGAATTAGATGAGAAGCAACAAGATCAGATGATTCAAGAATATCTTAAAGAGGTAGGCGAAGAGCTATGGGCAACAAAGCGGTAG
- the atpB gene encoding F0F1 ATP synthase subunit A has protein sequence MVENIFGIPGLHANLANIIMITVVSAIVLLIGVLSARVITMKPTGMQNVFEWLIDFVKGIINNTMDWKTGERFLGLGLTIFLYILVANLSKLPFVITTEPGHVVWWKAPTDDPLITLTLAAMVIVLTHFWGIKIKGFGGYGKDYFKPVPFLFPLKVVEEFANTLTLGMRLFGNIYAKGILMALLVSLGVSGVFGFFAAALPTIAWQAFSLFIGAIQAFIFLMLTMVYMAHKVADDH, from the coding sequence ATAGTAGAGAATATTTTTGGTATTCCAGGGCTTCATGCTAATCTAGCTAACATCATTATGATTACTGTAGTTTCAGCAATTGTCCTTCTTATTGGTGTTTTAAGTGCAAGAGTTATTACGATGAAACCTACAGGTATGCAAAATGTATTTGAATGGTTAATCGATTTCGTTAAAGGGATCATTAATAATACGATGGACTGGAAGACAGGGGAGCGTTTCTTGGGACTTGGATTAACGATATTCCTTTATATCCTAGTAGCCAACTTATCTAAGCTTCCGTTTGTTATTACAACTGAACCAGGCCACGTTGTTTGGTGGAAAGCACCAACGGATGACCCGCTTATCACATTAACTTTAGCAGCGATGGTTATCGTGCTTACCCACTTCTGGGGAATTAAAATTAAAGGTTTTGGTGGCTATGGAAAAGATTACTTCAAGCCAGTACCATTTTTATTCCCGTTAAAGGTTGTTGAGGAGTTTGCTAATACGTTAACTCTCGGTATGCGTTTATTCGGTAACATTTATGCTAAAGGGATTTTAATGGCACTACTCGTTTCGTTAGGTGTAAGTGGAGTCTTTGGGTTCTTTGCAGCGGCATTGCCGACAATCGCATGGCAAGCCTTCAGTCTTTTCATTGGGGCAATTCAAGCTTTCATCTTCTTAATGCTAACGATGGTATACATGGCCCATAAAGTGGCAGATGACCATTAA
- a CDS encoding AtpZ/AtpI family protein: MSNKKAPKPYRAMALMTAITSYLVGPVIVGVLVGRWLDSFFDKSPLFMIIGLFLGLGSGIYGLIQLLGSYLGEDD; encoded by the coding sequence ATGTCAAACAAAAAGGCACCAAAACCTTATCGGGCAATGGCCTTAATGACAGCAATCACATCGTACTTAGTAGGGCCAGTTATAGTTGGCGTTCTAGTAGGAAGATGGTTAGACAGTTTTTTTGACAAAAGTCCATTATTTATGATCATTGGTTTATTTTTAGGTTTAGGATCAGGTATATACGGTTTAATTCAATTGCTCGGGAGTTATTTAGGAGAAGATGATTGA
- the atpE gene encoding F0F1 ATP synthase subunit C, whose product MGSLAAAIAVGLAALGAAIGNAMIVKSTVEGIARQPELKGTLQTVMFIGVALVEALPIIAVVIAFLVMGN is encoded by the coding sequence ATGGGAAGTTTAGCAGCTGCAATTGCAGTAGGTTTAGCGGCACTTGGTGCGGCAATTGGTAACGCAATGATCGTAAAAAGTACAGTTGAGGGGATTGCTCGTCAACCAGAACTAAAAGGTACTTTACAAACAGTTATGTTCATCGGGGTTGCATTAGTAGAGGCATTACCGATCATCGCGGTCGTTATTGCATTCTTAGTAATGGGTAACTAA
- a CDS encoding ATP synthase subunit I, with amino-acid sequence MTSFAGNMRRYVQYTFYLLALLVLGWGFTPYESFFLGFILGSVLSLLILWSLFSRVKRLGQAVEEGKKMYSLGTLTRFALAVLGVIIATRYPEVIQLYGVVIGLMSTYFIIFLDFIIQKIRLKQEER; translated from the coding sequence ATGACTAGTTTTGCAGGCAACATGAGACGGTATGTCCAATACACATTTTATTTATTGGCGTTACTCGTCTTAGGATGGGGGTTCACCCCATATGAATCATTTTTTCTTGGATTTATCTTAGGGTCTGTCCTTAGTTTACTCATTCTTTGGAGCTTATTCAGTAGAGTGAAGCGTTTAGGACAAGCAGTTGAAGAAGGTAAGAAAATGTACTCCCTAGGAACGTTAACAAGATTTGCATTGGCGGTACTTGGAGTCATAATTGCAACTAGATATCCAGAAGTGATCCAACTTTATGGTGTGGTAATAGGTTTAATGTCGACCTATTTTATCATATTTTTAGACTTTATTATTCAAAAAATACGTTTAAAGCAAGAAGAGAGGTGA